DNA sequence from the Nocardioides jiangxiensis genome:
CGTACGGCGAGCGGTCGATCGCCGACGTCGTGCCTGCCGTGGCGGCCGCGCTCGGCAAGCCCCTCGGCACGACGCCGTCGGGCCTCGTGCTCCCATCCGCACCGGCGTACGTCGTCCTGCTGGTCGACGGCCTCGGTCAGCAGCTGCTGGAGCGCTACGCGCACGCCGCGCCGTACCTCACCTCGCTGCGCGGCTCGGCCGGCACGGCGGGTGTCCCGTCGACGACGGCGACCAGCCTGACCAGCCTCGGAACCGGCCTGGTGCCCGGGCAGCACGGCCTGGTCGGCTACACCGCGCGTGTGCCGGAGACCGGTGAGCTCCTCAACCACCTGCAGTGGGACCGCGACGTCGACCCGCTGGCGTACCAGCCGCACGAGACGGCGTTCGCCCAGCTGGCCGCACGCGGCATCTACACCGCGGCGGTCAACAAGAAGCAGTTCGCCACCTCCGGGCTGACCCGGGCTGCGCACCGTGGCGCGACGTACCGCGGGGCGGACACCCCGGGCGACCGGCTGGCCGAGACGCTCGAGTCGGCCGACGGGCCGTCGTTCACCTACGTCTACGACGCCGACCTCGACAAGGCCGGCCACCAGTACGGCGTCGCCTCGTCGGAGTGGCTGGTCGAGCTCCAGGCGATCGACGAGTTCGCCGAGGACCTGCGCGACGCCCTCCCGACGTCGGTGCGCCTCCTGGTCGTCGCCGACCACGGGATGGTCGACTCCCCGGCCGCCTCGCGCTTCGAGCTGGACCGGCTCCCCGAGCTGCGACGCGGGGTCACGCTGGTCGGGGGAGAGGCGCGCTTCCGGCACCTCTACGTGCGCGAGGGTGCCCTCGACGACGTGCTCGCCGCCTGGCGCGGCCACCTCGGCGACCGGGCCACGGTGCTCAGCCGTGACGAGGCGGTGGCCCGCGGCTGGTTCGGTCCCGTCGAGGACCGCGTGGCGGCACGGCTGGGCGACGTGATGGTCGCCTGCCACGACGACGTGGCGGTCTTCTCGACGGCCGACTTCCCGCGCGAGCAGACGATGGTCGGGCTGCACGGGTCGCTGACCCGTGACGAGATGGAGATCCCGATCCTGATCGCCTGAGGCGGTCAGCCGAAGGGGAGCGGCTCCGGGGCCAGCGAGACGGCCTTGGCCCGTGCGGCCGTCAGTGCGCGGCGGTGGTGCTGGCGGCAGAGCACCTCGTAGGCGACGCGGACCTCGTCGTCCTCGACGACGTCGCCGACGACGACCTGGTCGCCCTCGGTGACCATGGCGCCGTTCTCGGTGCGGGCGTTGTGGGTGGCCCGCTTGCCGCACCAGCACAGCGCCTCGACCTGCAGGACCTCGGTGCGGTCGGCGAGCTCGACGAGCCGCGCCGAGCCGGGGAAGAGGCGGGTGCGGAAGTCGGTGAGGATGCCGAAGCAGAAGACGTCGATCTGCAGCTCGTCGACGATCTTGGCGAGGTCCTCGATCTGCGCCGGCGTGTAGAACTGGGCCTCGTCGCAGATGAGGTAGTCGATCCGGGCGCCGGCGGTCAGCGAGTGGACGACGTACTTCCAGAAGTCGAAGTCGGGGTTGACCTCGACGGCCTGGTGGGTGAGCCCGAGCCGGCTCGAGAGGACCGCCTCGCCGGCACGGTCGTTGGTGGTGAAGATGAGGCCGACGCGGCCGCGCGCCGCGTGGTTGTGGTTGGTCTGGAGCGCCAGCGTGCTCTTGCCGGCGTCCATCGTGCCGGTACGGAAGATCAGTTCAGCCACAGCGGAGAATCATGCCAGCCGGTGCCGCCGCCTTGGTCCGCGGTGCAGACTCGCCTCATGGACTTCAGGTACCTCGGGAACAGCGGGCTCAAGATCTCGGAGATCACGTACGGCAACTGGATCACCCACGGGTCCCAGGTCGGGAACGACGTCGCCACGCAGTGCGTGCGGGCCGCCCTCGACGCCGGCATCACGTCCTACGACACCGCGGACGTCTACGCGAACACGGCGGCCGAAGCGGTCCTCGGCGAGGCCCTCAAGGGCGAGCGGCGCGAGTCGCTGGAGATCTTCACCAAGGTGTACTGGCCGACCGGCCCGCGCGGGCACAACGACTCCGGCCTGTCGCGCAAGCACATCCTGGAGTCGATCAACGGGTCGCTGCGTCGCCTGCAGACCGACTACGTCGACCTCTACCAGGCCCACCGCTACGACACCGAGACGCCGCTCGAGGAGACGATGCAGGCGTTCGCCGACGTCGTGCGCCAGGGGAAGGCCTTCTACATCGGCGTCAGCGAGTGGACCGCCGACCAGCTGCGGGCCGGCCACGCCCTGGCCACGGAGCTCGGCATCCAGCTGATCTCGAGCCAGCCGCAGTACTCGATGCTCTGGCGGGTCATCGAGGACGAGGTCGTACCCGCCTCGCGCGAGCTGGGGATCTCCCAGATCGTCTGGTCGCCGGTCGCGCAGGGGGTGCTCTCGGGCAAGTACCTGCCCGGTTCCCCGCCCCCGGCAGGCTCGCGCGCCACCGACGAGAAGGGCGGGGCGGACATGATCGGCCGCTGGCTCCGCGACGACGTGCTGACGGCCGTCCAGGGGCTCGTGCCGATCGCTGCCGAGGTCGACCTGACCCCGGCCCAGCTCGCGATCGCATGGGTCCTCCAGAACGACAACGTCGCGTCCGCGATCGTCGGTGCCTCGCAGCCCGAGCAGGTCCACGAGAACGTCAAGGCGGCCGGTGTGCGGCTGGAGCCCGACCTGCTCGCCCGGATCGACGCCGCGCTGGGCGACGTCGTCACGCGCGATGCGGCGTTGACCGCCAAGAACGCCCCGCAGCGGCGGCCCTCATGACGACGTCGCCCCTGATCGGTGTCGAGGAGCTCCGCTCGCTGCTCGGCACCCCGGCCGCCCCCGTGGTCCTCGACGTCCGCTACCGGATGGGTGGACCGGGTGGCCCGGAGGAGCACGAGGCCGGCCACGTCCCCGGCGCGGCGTACGTCGACATGAACGCCGACCTGGCGGCACCACCCGGCGAGGGTGGTCGGCACCCGCTGCCGGACCCGGCGGTCTTCGTCGCCGCCATGCAGCGCGCCGGCGTCGGCATCGAGACCCCCGTCGTCGTCTACGACGACTGGGCCGGCCACGCTGCTGCCCGCGCCTGGTGGCTCCTGCGCCACTACGGGCACCGCGACGTGCGGCTCCTCGACGGTGGGTGGTCGGCGTGGCAGGCAGCCGGGGGAGACGTCGAGACGGGGCCTGTGCCGACCGCGACAGGCGACTTCCACGGCGTGCCGGGCACGATGCCGGTGGTGGACGCCGACGGCGCCGCCCGCATCGCGGCCGCCGGCACGCTGATCGACGCGCGTGCACCGGAACGCTTCCGGGGTGAGATCGAGCCGGTCGACCCGGTGGCAGGCCACATCCCCGGCGCGGTCAACCACCCCACGTCGTGGAACCTGGACAACCACGGCCACTTCCAGGACGTACGCGCGCTGCGCGAGTCCTACCGCCACGTCGGCACGGGGGTCGGCAAGGACGTGGCGGTCTACTGCGGCAGCGGCGTGACCGCCTGCCACGACATCGTCGCGCTCGAGCTCCTCGGCATCCCGGCCGCGCTCTACCCGGGCAGCTGGTCGGGCTGGATCGCCGCCGGTCGCGCCCGATGACCTGACATGCTGCGGCCATGGATCTGAAGCCGCACAAGCGCGACTGGAACCTCCGGTCGTGCGGTGCCCGTGGCCACGTCACCTTCCGCCCGGACGAGGAGGCGCTCGCCGATCGCCTGCACGTCGCGACGCCGGCGGGCGAGGCGTGGCGCTGCCTGCGCTGCGACCTCTACGTCCCGGGGCCGCCGCGGCTCTCCGGGCCGTCGGACTCCGCGCCGATCGTGCTGCGCGGCAAGGCCCTCAAGGACGCCTTCATTCTGCGCCTGCTCGCCGTCGAGCGCCTGCTCCGCGGTGTGGTCCTGGCCGGCATCGCCTACGGCATCTACCGCTTCGACGGCGCCCGCACCAGCCTCCAGCGCTGGTTCGACACCTACGTGCCGCTGCTCAAGCCGGTCGCCGACCGGATGCACCTCGACGTCGAGCAGACCAGCCCGATCCACCTCATCCAGAAGGCCATGCACTTCGGCCACGACACCCTGATCTGGGCAGCGGTCGGCGTCGCGGCGTACGCCGGCCTGCAGTTCCTCGAGGGCATCGGGCTGTGGCTGCTCAAGCGCTGGGGCGAGTACGTCGCGGTGGTGGGCACCTCGGCGTTCATCCCCTGGGAGGTCTACGAGGTTGCGCACCACGTCAGCCCGATCAAGGTGGCCGCGCTGCTGGTCAACCTCGCGGCAGTCGCCTACCTCGTGTGGTCCAAGCGCCTCTTCGGCGTCCGCGGCGGCCATGCCGCCTTCGAGGCGGAGCGGCACTCCGTGGCCGTGCTCGAGGTCGAGAAGGCCGCGCTCGGCGCCGCTGCACGCACCTGAGCGGCGCGCGGCCGGAGCCGGCCTGCGCGCCGTCAGCGCTCGGACGGACCGCCGAACATGATCTCGTCCCAGCTCGGCACCGACGCGCGACCGCGCTTGTTCTTCGGAGCGGGCTTGCGCACCGGCTCCTCGGCGCGTGCTGCGGCGTCGGGAGCCTCGCCGAGCGGGATCTCGTCGCCTGCGGCAGCCGCTGCAGCGGTGGGACGCGGCGCCGGGGCCGGTGCCGCGGCAGGGGACGTCGGAGCTGTCGGGGCCGCAGGGGTGTGGGCGGTGTGGACGTCGGGGGCGTCGGGAGCTGACGCCTGCACCTCCTGGTGCAGCGTCGTCATGACCGGGACCGTGGGCTCGGTGTCCTCGACCGGCGCGAGGCGGCGTTCGCGCGCCTGCTGCAGGTCGTCGCGGGCCGGGGCCGCGGGAGAGGTCTCCAGCGCGTCGCCGATCAGCCAGCGGGCGTCGTCGTTCTCGGTGAGGACGTAGTTGCCCGGGATGTCGAAGGCGAACCGGGCCTGGCCGGCGCGGGCGTCGCAGACGTACTCGGCGGTGAGCACCCAGCGCCCGTCCTCGCGACGCCACGCATCCCACTCGACGTCCTCGGCGTGCGCTCCGTGGGGACGCAGCTGCAGCGCGACGGCGTCGCCCAGCGTGCGGGCACCGGCCTCGGCCGTGCCCCGGCGGCGGACCGCACCCTTCTGCGCGCGCTCGGCCATGTGCTCGCGCTCGGCGATCACAGGGCCCGCGAACACCATGATCCGGTCGACCGTGGTGCCGGCTGCGGCGGCCACGGACTCGGCCGACTCGCCGGCCCGGATCCGGGTCTGGATGTCGCGCGGACGAAGGGTGGACTCCATCTTCTTCTCCCTCGGAGCGGGGCCGGTCGTTCGTGGATCGCGGAGTGCAGCACGGAGGCGATGGTCGACATCGAGGAAGAACCCGTTGCCCGAGCCGTCGGTCATCAGCAGGCGGCGCCCGTCATCGCTCAGCCCCGTGAGCGAGAGGTGCTGCATGTGACGTCCCTTACAAGCATGGCCCGGCTGGTCGCTGGTCGACTCCGTTTCCCGAACCCTACGCCACGTCTCTCTACGATGGGGGCATGCAGCACGACCCCTCGCCGTACGACGCCCTGCTCCTGGTCTCCTTCGGCGGCCCGGAGGCTCCCGAGGAGGTCGTCCCCTTCCTCGAGAACGTCACCCGTGGCCGCGGGATCCCGCGCGAGCGGCTGGTGGAGGTGGGGGAGCACTACTTCCACTTCGGCGGGAAGTCGCCGATCAACGACCGCAACCGCGAGTTCCTCGCCGCCATCCGCGAGGACCTCGCGGGCAACGGCCTGGACCTCCCGGTCTACTGGGGCAACCGCAACTGGGGCCCGTACATCGGCGAGGCGCTCGAGCAGATGGTGGCCGACGGCGTGAAGCGCGCCGCCGTCTTCTTCACCTCGGTCTACTCCTCCTACTCCAGCTGCCGTCAGTACCGGGAGAACCTCGCCGACGCGCTCGCCGGCCTGCCCGAGGGGACGACCCTCGAGCTCGACGTGCTGCGGCGCTCCTTCAACCACCCCGGCTTCATCGACGCGATGGTCGACGCGACCCTCGCCGCCGTCGCCGACCTGCCCGACGCACAGCGGGAGTCGGCCCACCTCTCGTTCGTCACCCACTCCATCCCGACCGCCATGAACGACGCGAGCGGCCCCGAGGGCGGCGCCTACGACCTGCAGCACCGCAGCGTCATGGAGGAGATCGTCGAGCGCGTGCGCCTCGAGACCGGCCACCGCTTCCGGCACCAGCTCGTCTACTGCTCCCGCTCCGGCGCCCCGCACGTGCCGTGGCTCGAGCCCGACGTCAACGACCACCTGGCGCAGCTCGCCGAACACGGCACCCCCGCGGTGGTGGCGATCCCGATCGGCTTCGTCTCCGACCACATGGAGG
Encoded proteins:
- a CDS encoding sulfurtransferase codes for the protein MTTSPLIGVEELRSLLGTPAAPVVLDVRYRMGGPGGPEEHEAGHVPGAAYVDMNADLAAPPGEGGRHPLPDPAVFVAAMQRAGVGIETPVVVYDDWAGHAAARAWWLLRHYGHRDVRLLDGGWSAWQAAGGDVETGPVPTATGDFHGVPGTMPVVDADGAARIAAAGTLIDARAPERFRGEIEPVDPVAGHIPGAVNHPTSWNLDNHGHFQDVRALRESYRHVGTGVGKDVAVYCGSGVTACHDIVALELLGIPAALYPGSWSGWIAAGRAR
- a CDS encoding DUF2127 domain-containing protein — encoded protein: MDLKPHKRDWNLRSCGARGHVTFRPDEEALADRLHVATPAGEAWRCLRCDLYVPGPPRLSGPSDSAPIVLRGKALKDAFILRLLAVERLLRGVVLAGIAYGIYRFDGARTSLQRWFDTYVPLLKPVADRMHLDVEQTSPIHLIQKAMHFGHDTLIWAAVGVAAYAGLQFLEGIGLWLLKRWGEYVAVVGTSAFIPWEVYEVAHHVSPIKVAALLVNLAAVAYLVWSKRLFGVRGGHAAFEAERHSVAVLEVEKAALGAAART
- a CDS encoding alkaline phosphatase family protein encodes the protein MSRTEAGLRLPAYGERSIADVVPAVAAALGKPLGTTPSGLVLPSAPAYVVLLVDGLGQQLLERYAHAAPYLTSLRGSAGTAGVPSTTATSLTSLGTGLVPGQHGLVGYTARVPETGELLNHLQWDRDVDPLAYQPHETAFAQLAARGIYTAAVNKKQFATSGLTRAAHRGATYRGADTPGDRLAETLESADGPSFTYVYDADLDKAGHQYGVASSEWLVELQAIDEFAEDLRDALPTSVRLLVVADHGMVDSPAASRFELDRLPELRRGVTLVGGEARFRHLYVREGALDDVLAAWRGHLGDRATVLSRDEAVARGWFGPVEDRVAARLGDVMVACHDDVAVFSTADFPREQTMVGLHGSLTRDEMEIPILIA
- the sepH gene encoding septation protein SepH; translation: MQHLSLTGLSDDGRRLLMTDGSGNGFFLDVDHRLRAALRDPRTTGPAPREKKMESTLRPRDIQTRIRAGESAESVAAAAGTTVDRIMVFAGPVIAEREHMAERAQKGAVRRRGTAEAGARTLGDAVALQLRPHGAHAEDVEWDAWRREDGRWVLTAEYVCDARAGQARFAFDIPGNYVLTENDDARWLIGDALETSPAAPARDDLQQARERRLAPVEDTEPTVPVMTTLHQEVQASAPDAPDVHTAHTPAAPTAPTSPAAAPAPAPRPTAAAAAAGDEIPLGEAPDAAARAEEPVRKPAPKNKRGRASVPSWDEIMFGGPSER
- a CDS encoding thymidine kinase, encoding MAELIFRTGTMDAGKSTLALQTNHNHAARGRVGLIFTTNDRAGEAVLSSRLGLTHQAVEVNPDFDFWKYVVHSLTAGARIDYLICDEAQFYTPAQIEDLAKIVDELQIDVFCFGILTDFRTRLFPGSARLVELADRTEVLQVEALCWCGKRATHNARTENGAMVTEGDQVVVGDVVEDDEVRVAYEVLCRQHHRRALTAARAKAVSLAPEPLPFG
- a CDS encoding aldo/keto reductase family protein, with amino-acid sequence MDFRYLGNSGLKISEITYGNWITHGSQVGNDVATQCVRAALDAGITSYDTADVYANTAAEAVLGEALKGERRESLEIFTKVYWPTGPRGHNDSGLSRKHILESINGSLRRLQTDYVDLYQAHRYDTETPLEETMQAFADVVRQGKAFYIGVSEWTADQLRAGHALATELGIQLISSQPQYSMLWRVIEDEVVPASRELGISQIVWSPVAQGVLSGKYLPGSPPPAGSRATDEKGGADMIGRWLRDDVLTAVQGLVPIAAEVDLTPAQLAIAWVLQNDNVASAIVGASQPEQVHENVKAAGVRLEPDLLARIDAALGDVVTRDAALTAKNAPQRRPS
- a CDS encoding ferrochelatase, with translation MQHDPSPYDALLLVSFGGPEAPEEVVPFLENVTRGRGIPRERLVEVGEHYFHFGGKSPINDRNREFLAAIREDLAGNGLDLPVYWGNRNWGPYIGEALEQMVADGVKRAAVFFTSVYSSYSSCRQYRENLADALAGLPEGTTLELDVLRRSFNHPGFIDAMVDATLAAVADLPDAQRESAHLSFVTHSIPTAMNDASGPEGGAYDLQHRSVMEEIVERVRLETGHRFRHQLVYCSRSGAPHVPWLEPDVNDHLAQLAEHGTPAVVAIPIGFVSDHMEVVWDLDTEAAATAEKLGLTYVRAATAGIDPRFVAMVRELLLERAAVERGIPTARPAEGGLPACWDRCAPDCCRNLQQGDRPTVGGLR